The genomic segment gccttctatattaatataggCGATAATAGTCTACTACTACGTTAAATTAGAAACTAAGGCCTTAGGTCGCTACTTCCGctcgatagtagtaataactatagtattctaatagtatctaagccTATATCTACTCTTATTAAAGTTATacgtattatactctataattctatagTAGGTTTTTACGTTTTAAACGAGCCTAAACTACTCTATAATAACTTCTAGATCCTTATTCTTAGCTCTCTAGTTTAATAGCctttataataactatatttcTAAGCCTATATAACgcttaataaagttataagcctatcttTAGCTAACTtcttatctattctatactttagttattaAGGAGGCCtagcttctaattatagcttatattagcgAGTAACTATACGAATCTAGgtctagaatcttctaataaACTACCTCTTCTTTAATTAGAGTAAGAGCTCTATTCGgtagaagtatactagtcTTTAGAGCCGTACCTTTAAGCCTCCGGCTAAGCGTTATATAATCGACTCCGTACGTAGTTATAGCGCGTCGTACGCTTCGAAAACGACctaattagtagctacggatagtatactaaatAGCTTCTTCGTTTAGAGGTACTATCGCGTAAGGTAGTAGAATAAGTAACGcgtttagtagtagtagtagatacgagatagaactagcttatatacCTATCTAGCTCACatgcttatcaaacacgttagtGCTAATTTCGTATTCAGAAGGTATTGTCAGATTGGCTGCAGAAGGACGCTATCGATCGAGCCTCGGATAGTAACTGTCCATAGGGCTAAACTAAGGCAACGGGAGAAATATCCCTGCATCACTTTCACCTAAGCTACATAGAGCTTGGCGCATACGTTCTGGTCGCAGACTATATCAGACATGCGGCCAGCTCCTCAGTAAGGAGGTGCAACTCCAGCTATCTCACTTACTCAAAATTCATTCCATCCGATCGGTCCACTCGCAGCCGCCGCCAAGTACACAAAATGCAGATTCCCCTTAGCCCTGCCACGGCAGTGGCCATTATGCTAGCCGCTTTCGCACCCGGCACACAAGCCGCCGTCAAACACGACATGGCAATCATCGCATACAGAGGTGCCTCCTTAGGCGACTGCGAGTACTCCCTTCTACACGAGAACTCGCTCGGCGGAAACCAAGTCACAGCAAGCAAATTCCGAGGTCGTCGAGCGATTTGCACCAACGACGCAGCGAACGGCTGCGACGCTTCTCTCATCGGGTGGAAAGCAACACAGTGTGTTGAGCGCATAGATGTCTATTACAACGACGGACAAGCACCAGACACGGCTCAAGTCTTCGTCAACAGCCATGGGCTCTGCCAGTACCGGGCTTATAGCGACAACGCTGGGGGCCAGGTAAATCGCTTTGATGCTTGCTTTTGTTCGGACGTTGGCATCCATGATAATTGTTAGCGATTGAGCTGGTGCGAAGGATGGGCAGTCCGATGAAGGCGAGAATAACAGACTGCTAAGCCCGGGATCCCTTTGATGTTCATAGTTTTGAGAGGGACGTCGTCGCATAGTGGGCAAAAGCACACAACTCCTTGGAAGTTGGTCGGAGCAGTCCGCCGTTCTAAAGCTTGAGAAGATATTCGTTCCATCACAACTTTGAGCATGCAAGGCCTCAAGTCGCGCTACCTGGTAACAACGTATCGTACTTCTTCTGTGCGCAAGGCGCGTGGTACAACCAGACTGTCTGGACAACTAGACGCAACTGCCATAGCATTTGTCAACGCCGTTTCGATAGTTGGTTCAGATTCCGCGTATGAGGAGCTTCAACGCCAGGTTTTCGGG from the Cercospora beticola chromosome 9, complete sequence genome contains:
- a CDS encoding uncharacterized protein (antiSMASH:Cluster_1): MQIPLSPATAVAIMLAAFAPGTQAAVKHDMAIIAYRGASLGDCEYSLLHENSLGGNQVTASKFRGRRAICTNDAANGCDASLIGWKATQCVERIDVYYNDGQAPDTAQVFVNSHGLCQYRAYSDNAGGQVNRFDACFCSDVGIHDNC